The following proteins are co-located in the Paralichthys olivaceus isolate ysfri-2021 chromosome 2, ASM2471397v2, whole genome shotgun sequence genome:
- the znf362a gene encoding zinc finger protein 362a isoform X2, with the protein MAEPRFNNPYFWPPPSAMSGQEQLMAEKIRPPHLPAASAPSQQPLLSPPSQVESGQHGMSKSHQMQVLHSHSSSQPDIALHARPTSSSVTGRILGDVNLNLDDKAAIKARGLWEDWHLRQLIDHPSRTNHVSGVALASRTGNLNTSEIITPTTPTSSSHSRLGGAPTPHLISGLASGHGMEPGKNNGGLVGLLGPPPKEERGRKRIKAENGSSLLVVPYPILASGNDQPCVTITAKEGKTYRCKMCPLTFFSKSDMQIHSKTHTEAKAHKCPHCTKSFANASYLAQHLRIHLGVKPYRCSYCEKCFRQLSHLQQHTRIHTGDRPYKCAHPGCEKAFTQLSNLQSHQRQHNKDKPFKCSNCYRAYSDSASLQIHLSAHAIKNAKAYCCSMCGRAYTSETYLMKHLAKHTVVEHVMSHHSPHHRTDSPTLPIRISLI; encoded by the exons ATGGCTGAACCACGCTTCAATAATCCATATTTCTGGCCTCCACCTTCTGCGATGTCTGGCCAG GAGCAGCTGATGGCAGAGAAGATCAGACCGCCACATCTTCCCGCTGCCTCAGCACCTTCCCAACAGCCCCTGCTGAGTCCCCCCAGTCAGGTAGAAAGTGGCCAGCACGGGATGTCCAAATCCCATCAGATGCAAGTTCTTCACAGCCACAGCTCGTCTCAGCCCGACATCGCCCTGCACGCCCGACCGACCTCCAGCTCAGTCACAG GTCGTATTCTGGGGGACGTAAACTTGAATCTGGATGATAAGGCAGCTATAAAAGCCAGAGGATTATGGGAAGACTGGCATCTGCGCCAACTCATTGATCATCCGTCCAGGACAAACCACGTATCAG GTGTCGCGCTGGCATCCAGAACAGGCAACCTCAACACCTCAGAAATCATCACCCCCACTACGCCCACTTCAAGCAGCCACAGTCGGCTGGGCGGAGCTCCgacccctcacctcatctcAGGGTTAGCCAGTGGCCACGGGATGGAGCCTGGAAAAAACAACGGGGGTCTTGTCGGACTCCTCGGACCCCCTCCAAAAGAGGAGCGAGGCCGTAAGAGGATCAAGGCAGAGAACGGGTCTTCGCTGTTGGTGGTGCCCTACCCGATCCTCGCCTCAGGCAACGACCAACCCTGTGTCACCATCACTGCCAAAGAGGGAAAGACCTACAG GTGTAAAATGTGTCCACTGACTTTCTTCTCCAAGTCAGACATGCAGATTcactctaaaacacacacagaggcaaagGCTCACAAGTGTCCTCACTGCACCAAGTCCTTTGCGAACGCGTCCTACCTGGCCCAGCACCTGCGCATACACCTGGGTGTCAAACCTTACCGCTGCTCCTACTGTGAGAAATGTTTCCGCCAGCTCTcccacctgcagcagcacaccAG AATCCACACAGGAGACCGACCATACAAATGCGCACATCCAGGATGTGAAAAAGCTTTTACTCAGCTCTCTAATCTTCAG TCTCACCAGAGGCAgcacaacaaagacaaacccTTCAAATGCTCCAACTGTTACCGTGCCTATTCAGACTCCGCCTCGCTGCAGATCCACCTGTCTGCGCACGCCATCAAAAACGCCAAGGCCTACTGCTGCAGCATGTGCGGCAGGGCATACACCTCA GAGACATATCTTATGAAGCACCTTGCTAAGCATACAGTGGTGGAACATGTGATGTCCCACCACTCGCCTCACCACAGGACAGATTCACCCACCCTCCCTATACGGATATCCCTCATCTGA
- the znf362a gene encoding zinc finger protein 362a isoform X1: MAEPRFNNPYFWPPPSAMSGQLDNLVLINKIKEQLMAEKIRPPHLPAASAPSQQPLLSPPSQVESGQHGMSKSHQMQVLHSHSSSQPDIALHARPTSSSVTGRILGDVNLNLDDKAAIKARGLWEDWHLRQLIDHPSRTNHVSGVALASRTGNLNTSEIITPTTPTSSSHSRLGGAPTPHLISGLASGHGMEPGKNNGGLVGLLGPPPKEERGRKRIKAENGSSLLVVPYPILASGNDQPCVTITAKEGKTYRCKMCPLTFFSKSDMQIHSKTHTEAKAHKCPHCTKSFANASYLAQHLRIHLGVKPYRCSYCEKCFRQLSHLQQHTRIHTGDRPYKCAHPGCEKAFTQLSNLQSHQRQHNKDKPFKCSNCYRAYSDSASLQIHLSAHAIKNAKAYCCSMCGRAYTSETYLMKHLAKHTVVEHVMSHHSPHHRTDSPTLPIRISLI; this comes from the exons ATGGCTGAACCACGCTTCAATAATCCATATTTCTGGCCTCCACCTTCTGCGATGTCTGGCCAG CTGGATAACCTAGTCTTGATCAATAAAATCAAGGAGCAGCTGATGGCAGAGAAGATCAGACCGCCACATCTTCCCGCTGCCTCAGCACCTTCCCAACAGCCCCTGCTGAGTCCCCCCAGTCAGGTAGAAAGTGGCCAGCACGGGATGTCCAAATCCCATCAGATGCAAGTTCTTCACAGCCACAGCTCGTCTCAGCCCGACATCGCCCTGCACGCCCGACCGACCTCCAGCTCAGTCACAG GTCGTATTCTGGGGGACGTAAACTTGAATCTGGATGATAAGGCAGCTATAAAAGCCAGAGGATTATGGGAAGACTGGCATCTGCGCCAACTCATTGATCATCCGTCCAGGACAAACCACGTATCAG GTGTCGCGCTGGCATCCAGAACAGGCAACCTCAACACCTCAGAAATCATCACCCCCACTACGCCCACTTCAAGCAGCCACAGTCGGCTGGGCGGAGCTCCgacccctcacctcatctcAGGGTTAGCCAGTGGCCACGGGATGGAGCCTGGAAAAAACAACGGGGGTCTTGTCGGACTCCTCGGACCCCCTCCAAAAGAGGAGCGAGGCCGTAAGAGGATCAAGGCAGAGAACGGGTCTTCGCTGTTGGTGGTGCCCTACCCGATCCTCGCCTCAGGCAACGACCAACCCTGTGTCACCATCACTGCCAAAGAGGGAAAGACCTACAG GTGTAAAATGTGTCCACTGACTTTCTTCTCCAAGTCAGACATGCAGATTcactctaaaacacacacagaggcaaagGCTCACAAGTGTCCTCACTGCACCAAGTCCTTTGCGAACGCGTCCTACCTGGCCCAGCACCTGCGCATACACCTGGGTGTCAAACCTTACCGCTGCTCCTACTGTGAGAAATGTTTCCGCCAGCTCTcccacctgcagcagcacaccAG AATCCACACAGGAGACCGACCATACAAATGCGCACATCCAGGATGTGAAAAAGCTTTTACTCAGCTCTCTAATCTTCAG TCTCACCAGAGGCAgcacaacaaagacaaacccTTCAAATGCTCCAACTGTTACCGTGCCTATTCAGACTCCGCCTCGCTGCAGATCCACCTGTCTGCGCACGCCATCAAAAACGCCAAGGCCTACTGCTGCAGCATGTGCGGCAGGGCATACACCTCA GAGACATATCTTATGAAGCACCTTGCTAAGCATACAGTGGTGGAACATGTGATGTCCCACCACTCGCCTCACCACAGGACAGATTCACCCACCCTCCCTATACGGATATCCCTCATCTGA
- the LOC109638603 gene encoding N-acetyllactosaminide alpha-1,3-galactosyltransferase-like isoform X2, with the protein MGCSQRLKACWKCVLCFPVVLCVLYFSSPSLRFFATFMPVEKCKLESARALLQDNSVDAGLDLMTRHDVQTCTYWRAPIIWEGMFDPLLYDMMHQSDGSSVALTVFAVGRYLDAYLPAFLNSSEHHFMLGLPVTYYIFTDKPENVPDMKLPPLRSLRVIKVEKHSRWQDISMMRMKTISDVIETDIRRRCTHVFCFDVDQVFTGRFGSEALGDSVALLHAYYYRLPKSFYTYDRNPKSKAYMKTGDFYYHAAIFGGLCENVKALANACYQSIMEDKENNVEALWHDESHLNKYLWLHKPSRVLSPEYCWDPLIGHNSDIKVTRLEWAPKQYKKLRAP; encoded by the exons ATGGG ATGTTCCCAGAGGTTAAAGGCTTGTTGGAAATGTGTGCTTTGCTTTCCGGTTGTGCTGTGTGTCCTGTACTTCAGTTCTCCATCTTTGAG ATTTTTTGCGACCTTCATGCCTGTTGAAAAATGTAAACTGGAGAGTGCTCGGGCTCTGCTTCAGGACAACAGCGTGGATGCTGGGCTCGACCTCAT gaccagacatgACGTGCAAACATGTACATACTGGAGAGCTCCCATCATCTGGGAGGGAATGTTTGACCCTCTTCTTTACGACATGATGCACCAGAGCGACggctcctctgtggctctgacGGTGTTTGCTGTTGGCAG GTACCTGGATGCTTACCTCCCTGCCTTCCTGAACTCATCAGAGCATCACTTCATGCTGGGTTTGCCGGTGACGTATTACATATTCACAGACAAGCCGGAAAATGTGCCAGACATGAAGCTCCCGCCTCTGCGGAGCCTGAGGGTGATCAAAGTGGAGAAGCACTCGAGGTGGCAGGACATCTCTATGATGCGAATGAAGACTATATCAGATGTCATAGAGACAGATATTCGCCGCCGCTGCACGCACGTCTTCTGCTTTGACGTGGATCAGGTGTTCACCGGGAGATTTGGCTCGGAGGCTCTGGGTGATTCTGTGGCTCTGCTCCACGCCTACTACTACCGCCTCCCGAAGAGCTTTTACACCTACGACCGCAACCCAAAGTCCAAAGCCTACATGAAGACGGGGGATTTCTATTACCACGCTGCCATCTTTGGAGGCCTGTGTGAGAACGTGAAAGCATTAGCTAACGCCTGCTACCAGAGCATCATGGAGGATAAAGAGAATAATGTGGAGGCCTTGTGGCACGACGAGAGTCACCTAAACAAGTACCTGTGGCTTCACAAACCAAGCAGGGTGCTGTCCCCTGAGTACTGCTGGGACCCGCTAATCGGCCACAACAGTGACATAAAAGTCACGCGACTGGAGTGGGCGCCGAAGCAGTACAAGAAGCTCCGCGCACCTTAG
- the LOC109638603 gene encoding N-acetyllactosaminide alpha-1,3-galactosyltransferase-like isoform X1, whose protein sequence is MGRCSQRLKACWKCVLCFPVVLCVLYFSSPSLRFFATFMPVEKCKLESARALLQDNSVDAGLDLMTRHDVQTCTYWRAPIIWEGMFDPLLYDMMHQSDGSSVALTVFAVGRYLDAYLPAFLNSSEHHFMLGLPVTYYIFTDKPENVPDMKLPPLRSLRVIKVEKHSRWQDISMMRMKTISDVIETDIRRRCTHVFCFDVDQVFTGRFGSEALGDSVALLHAYYYRLPKSFYTYDRNPKSKAYMKTGDFYYHAAIFGGLCENVKALANACYQSIMEDKENNVEALWHDESHLNKYLWLHKPSRVLSPEYCWDPLIGHNSDIKVTRLEWAPKQYKKLRAP, encoded by the exons ATGGG CAGATGTTCCCAGAGGTTAAAGGCTTGTTGGAAATGTGTGCTTTGCTTTCCGGTTGTGCTGTGTGTCCTGTACTTCAGTTCTCCATCTTTGAG ATTTTTTGCGACCTTCATGCCTGTTGAAAAATGTAAACTGGAGAGTGCTCGGGCTCTGCTTCAGGACAACAGCGTGGATGCTGGGCTCGACCTCAT gaccagacatgACGTGCAAACATGTACATACTGGAGAGCTCCCATCATCTGGGAGGGAATGTTTGACCCTCTTCTTTACGACATGATGCACCAGAGCGACggctcctctgtggctctgacGGTGTTTGCTGTTGGCAG GTACCTGGATGCTTACCTCCCTGCCTTCCTGAACTCATCAGAGCATCACTTCATGCTGGGTTTGCCGGTGACGTATTACATATTCACAGACAAGCCGGAAAATGTGCCAGACATGAAGCTCCCGCCTCTGCGGAGCCTGAGGGTGATCAAAGTGGAGAAGCACTCGAGGTGGCAGGACATCTCTATGATGCGAATGAAGACTATATCAGATGTCATAGAGACAGATATTCGCCGCCGCTGCACGCACGTCTTCTGCTTTGACGTGGATCAGGTGTTCACCGGGAGATTTGGCTCGGAGGCTCTGGGTGATTCTGTGGCTCTGCTCCACGCCTACTACTACCGCCTCCCGAAGAGCTTTTACACCTACGACCGCAACCCAAAGTCCAAAGCCTACATGAAGACGGGGGATTTCTATTACCACGCTGCCATCTTTGGAGGCCTGTGTGAGAACGTGAAAGCATTAGCTAACGCCTGCTACCAGAGCATCATGGAGGATAAAGAGAATAATGTGGAGGCCTTGTGGCACGACGAGAGTCACCTAAACAAGTACCTGTGGCTTCACAAACCAAGCAGGGTGCTGTCCCCTGAGTACTGCTGGGACCCGCTAATCGGCCACAACAGTGACATAAAAGTCACGCGACTGGAGTGGGCGCCGAAGCAGTACAAGAAGCTCCGCGCACCTTAG
- the LOC109638602 gene encoding coiled-coil domain-containing protein 30 isoform X1, translating into MDSSEEELEQITTWLTEEGCAPGSPKEAQLCFLWRGLQSTRACLSRVTREQDMQRSQHLAEMAEVRKSLEQIRIFTEQKDVLAQQIQDENDQLKEQLQQLISLQDAQISEVAKMLYQQGLTELIHSSPSEQVAYLLVERASLQETSEHLTNNSNNLMSAGDSGSPRRTETQVSKSNGRERAPHHSHSPWRRLLFGLHKASHSKPTFIPAEARHSSGQSSSVEWKCSRLERDLEEGSRRLAMAHNEIRRLTDELDSAHLTQKTYEPELQAAQQEVEKLKMFETVEQRKAKELNDRLDFEIRVLRNRVRSLDAEKRSLQQMVVSLQEEAEQLESDLQEQEQQIHTVQLQAQHDNELAKSRETELNQSIQVCRDLQNKLSAQKRCTLEESQIHYLKQHLDFWNQKEANLKHCENLKQENSFTKESKEQKLNKENTLNKEFGEDSVRNLLSSQDECETLKKEICETLKSLDKERSKYHEMKEKHKARVSWAKQRFDDETTWRDEKIKGLERELSLCSHSLTKEKELVVSITAENDKLLAERSKLLQQLNEEEHNKKDTNLTAALFKCRADFLEVENKKLGEKIIHMSNQLSVLERILQSQQSRHFAEEMKKIHHPQHIFTSLCVQTSRAMTPKPSETQDETQNHRTKQANVTSPRHCSIAAALSRSAEVGYLNLTSAQSHFDKSASPGALRCSDRLCP; encoded by the exons ATGGATTCATCAGAG gaggagctggagcagatcACCACATGGTTGACAGAGGAGGGATGTGCTCCCGGCTCCCCTAAAGAGGCTCAGCTGTGTTTTCTATGGCGTGGCCTCCAGAGCACCAGAGCCTGTCTGAGCAGAGTGACCCGGGAGCAGGACATGCAGCGCTCACAACACTTGGCAGAGATGGCAGAG gtGCGAAAATCCCTGGAGCAGATTCGCATCTTTACAGAGCAGAAAGACGTGTTGGCTCAGCAGATCCAAGACGAGAACGACCAGCTcaaggagcagctgcagcagctaaTCTCCCTTCAAG ACGCCCAGATAAGCGAGGTGGCTAAAATGCTGTACCAGCAGGGCCTCACAGAGCTGATTCACAGCAGCCCCAGTGAGCAGGTGGCGTACCTGCTAGTGGAGAGGGCCTCGCTGCAAGAGACAAGTGAGCATCTTaccaacaacagcaacaacttgATGAGTGCTGGAGACAGCGGCAGCCCacggaggacagagacacaggtTTCCAAGAGCAACGGACGAGAG AGGGCACCACATCACAGCCATAGTCCCTGGAGGAGACTCTTATTTGGGCTCCACAAAGCTTCACACAGCAAACCTACTTTTATTCCT gctgAGGCCAGACATTCGAGCGGCCAGTCGAGCAGTGTGGAGTGGAAGTGCTCTCGTCTGGAGCGGGACCTAGAGGAGGGCTCCCGCCGGCTGGCCATGGCCCACAACGAGATCCGACGATTGACTGATGAGCTGGATTCGGCACACTTGACCCAAAAGACTTATG agccTGAGCTGCAGGCAGCGCAGCAGGAGGTGGAAAAACTCAAGATGTTTG AAACGGTGGAACAGCGAAAGGCCAAAGAGCTGAACGATCGTCTGGATTTTGAGATCAGAGTTTTGAGGAACAGAGTTCGCTCACTGGATGCTGAAAAAAGGTCTCTGCAGCAGATG gTTGTATCTTTGCAGGAGGAGGCGGAGCAGCTAGAGTCCGACCTGCAGGAACAAGAGCAGCAGATCCACACTGTGCAGCTTCAGGCTCAGCACGACAATGAGCTGGCTAAA TCGCGGGAAACTGAACTGAATCAGAGCATCCAGGTTTGCAGAGATTTACAAAATAAGCTCAGTGCTCAGAAGAGATGCACTTTAGAGGAGTCACAG ATACATTATCTCAAGCAGCATCTGGATTTTTGGAATCAAAAAGAGGCAAATCTAAAACACTGTGAAAACTTGAAACAGGAAAACTCCTTTACCAAAGAGAGTAAAGAGCAAAAGCTGAACAAggaaaacacactgaataag GAGTTTGGTGAGGATTCAGTCAGAAATCTATTGTCCAGCCAAGATGAGTGTGAGACACTGAAGAAGGAGATCTGCGAAACCCTCAAATCCCTCGACAAAGAGCGCAG CAAATACCAcgaaatgaaggaaaaacacaaggcCAGAGTGAGTTGGGCCAAACAAAGGTTTGATGATGAAACCACATGGCGTGATGAGAAGATAAAAGGTCTCGAGCGTGAGCTGTCCCTGTGTTCCCATTCATTAACAAAG GAGAAAGAGCTTGTTGTGAGTATAActgcagaaaatgacaaactacTCGCTGAGAGGTCGAAGTTGTTACAGCAGCTCAACGAGGAGGAGCACaacaagaaagacacaaatCTAACTGCTGCTTTGTTCAAGTGCAG GGCGGATTTTCTGGAGGTGGAAAACAAGAAACTGGGAGAGAAAATAATCCACATGTCAAATCAGCTGAGTGTCCTGGAACGAATCCTACAGAGCCAGCAGTCACGTCACTTTGCTGAG gaaatgaagaaaatacatCATCCTCAGCATATTTTTACATCTCTCTGTGTTCAGACTTCAAG AGCGATGACACCTAAGCCTTCTGAAACCCAAGATGAGACTCAGAATCATCGTACCAAGCAGGCAAATGTGACTTCTCCCCGTCACTGTTCAATCGCTGCAGCTCTGTCTCGATCGGCGGAGGTGGGTTACCTGAACCTGACATCTGCTCAGAGCCACTTCGACAAATCAGCTTCCCCAGGTGCCCTCAGATGCTCAGACCGTTTGTGTCCCTGA
- the LOC109638602 gene encoding coiled-coil domain-containing protein 30 isoform X2 → MDSSEEELEQITTWLTEEGCAPGSPKEAQLCFLWRGLQSTRACLSRVTREQDMQRSQHLAEMAEVRKSLEQIRIFTEQKDVLAQQIQDENDQLKEQLQQLISLQDAQISEVAKMLYQQGLTELIHSSPSEQVAYLLVERASLQETSEHLTNNSNNLMSAGDSGSPRRTETQVSKSNGRERAPHHSHSPWRRLLFGLHKASHSKPTFIPAEARHSSGQSSSVEWKCSRLERDLEEGSRRLAMAHNEIRRLTDELDSAHLTQKTYETVEQRKAKELNDRLDFEIRVLRNRVRSLDAEKRSLQQMVVSLQEEAEQLESDLQEQEQQIHTVQLQAQHDNELAKSRETELNQSIQVCRDLQNKLSAQKRCTLEESQIHYLKQHLDFWNQKEANLKHCENLKQENSFTKESKEQKLNKENTLNKEFGEDSVRNLLSSQDECETLKKEICETLKSLDKERSKYHEMKEKHKARVSWAKQRFDDETTWRDEKIKGLERELSLCSHSLTKEKELVVSITAENDKLLAERSKLLQQLNEEEHNKKDTNLTAALFKCRADFLEVENKKLGEKIIHMSNQLSVLERILQSQQSRHFAEEMKKIHHPQHIFTSLCVQTSRAMTPKPSETQDETQNHRTKQANVTSPRHCSIAAALSRSAEVGYLNLTSAQSHFDKSASPGALRCSDRLCP, encoded by the exons ATGGATTCATCAGAG gaggagctggagcagatcACCACATGGTTGACAGAGGAGGGATGTGCTCCCGGCTCCCCTAAAGAGGCTCAGCTGTGTTTTCTATGGCGTGGCCTCCAGAGCACCAGAGCCTGTCTGAGCAGAGTGACCCGGGAGCAGGACATGCAGCGCTCACAACACTTGGCAGAGATGGCAGAG gtGCGAAAATCCCTGGAGCAGATTCGCATCTTTACAGAGCAGAAAGACGTGTTGGCTCAGCAGATCCAAGACGAGAACGACCAGCTcaaggagcagctgcagcagctaaTCTCCCTTCAAG ACGCCCAGATAAGCGAGGTGGCTAAAATGCTGTACCAGCAGGGCCTCACAGAGCTGATTCACAGCAGCCCCAGTGAGCAGGTGGCGTACCTGCTAGTGGAGAGGGCCTCGCTGCAAGAGACAAGTGAGCATCTTaccaacaacagcaacaacttgATGAGTGCTGGAGACAGCGGCAGCCCacggaggacagagacacaggtTTCCAAGAGCAACGGACGAGAG AGGGCACCACATCACAGCCATAGTCCCTGGAGGAGACTCTTATTTGGGCTCCACAAAGCTTCACACAGCAAACCTACTTTTATTCCT gctgAGGCCAGACATTCGAGCGGCCAGTCGAGCAGTGTGGAGTGGAAGTGCTCTCGTCTGGAGCGGGACCTAGAGGAGGGCTCCCGCCGGCTGGCCATGGCCCACAACGAGATCCGACGATTGACTGATGAGCTGGATTCGGCACACTTGACCCAAAAGACTTATG AAACGGTGGAACAGCGAAAGGCCAAAGAGCTGAACGATCGTCTGGATTTTGAGATCAGAGTTTTGAGGAACAGAGTTCGCTCACTGGATGCTGAAAAAAGGTCTCTGCAGCAGATG gTTGTATCTTTGCAGGAGGAGGCGGAGCAGCTAGAGTCCGACCTGCAGGAACAAGAGCAGCAGATCCACACTGTGCAGCTTCAGGCTCAGCACGACAATGAGCTGGCTAAA TCGCGGGAAACTGAACTGAATCAGAGCATCCAGGTTTGCAGAGATTTACAAAATAAGCTCAGTGCTCAGAAGAGATGCACTTTAGAGGAGTCACAG ATACATTATCTCAAGCAGCATCTGGATTTTTGGAATCAAAAAGAGGCAAATCTAAAACACTGTGAAAACTTGAAACAGGAAAACTCCTTTACCAAAGAGAGTAAAGAGCAAAAGCTGAACAAggaaaacacactgaataag GAGTTTGGTGAGGATTCAGTCAGAAATCTATTGTCCAGCCAAGATGAGTGTGAGACACTGAAGAAGGAGATCTGCGAAACCCTCAAATCCCTCGACAAAGAGCGCAG CAAATACCAcgaaatgaaggaaaaacacaaggcCAGAGTGAGTTGGGCCAAACAAAGGTTTGATGATGAAACCACATGGCGTGATGAGAAGATAAAAGGTCTCGAGCGTGAGCTGTCCCTGTGTTCCCATTCATTAACAAAG GAGAAAGAGCTTGTTGTGAGTATAActgcagaaaatgacaaactacTCGCTGAGAGGTCGAAGTTGTTACAGCAGCTCAACGAGGAGGAGCACaacaagaaagacacaaatCTAACTGCTGCTTTGTTCAAGTGCAG GGCGGATTTTCTGGAGGTGGAAAACAAGAAACTGGGAGAGAAAATAATCCACATGTCAAATCAGCTGAGTGTCCTGGAACGAATCCTACAGAGCCAGCAGTCACGTCACTTTGCTGAG gaaatgaagaaaatacatCATCCTCAGCATATTTTTACATCTCTCTGTGTTCAGACTTCAAG AGCGATGACACCTAAGCCTTCTGAAACCCAAGATGAGACTCAGAATCATCGTACCAAGCAGGCAAATGTGACTTCTCCCCGTCACTGTTCAATCGCTGCAGCTCTGTCTCGATCGGCGGAGGTGGGTTACCTGAACCTGACATCTGCTCAGAGCCACTTCGACAAATCAGCTTCCCCAGGTGCCCTCAGATGCTCAGACCGTTTGTGTCCCTGA